The genomic region GAAGGCCGGACACGCTGAACAACTTCGACCTCGTTTATTCCCCGGCGCGGGACCGGTTCTTCGTGGTCCGGGAAGGACACCCCTACCCCAGTACCGATCCGAACTACATCTCCGATCACGTTCAGGTGCTGAGCATCGCGGGAGACGATCTGTGGAAGGGCACAGGCAGCTGGCGCCGGGAGGGCGTCATCGACGGCTCGGTGTCGGGGCGGGCGCGCACGCACAACCCCGGGTTCGAGCGGACGATCTACGGCACGCTTCCGAACGAGTCCCGGATCAGTGTCGTCTACACGACGTCTGACCTCGGGGCGAACTCGCTGTGGAGTTACCGGCTCTGGCGAACCAGCGCGACGGTCTGACCTGGTGGCGAGTCGCGGCTCTCACGCACGGGATTGGCTGTCCGGCAGGCGGAGGACGAGGATCAGGGCGCGAAGTGCGAGAACGGCGCAGATCACCAGCAAGTTGTAGGCGAACAGTTGGTAGAGGCGATTGGAGTCGCTCACCTTCGGGCCACCTGGCGTACCGAGCAGCAGGACCGCCAGGAGACCCGCGGTGGCGTCGAGGATCGCGAGGAGTGTCTGGTGCAGCAGTCCGGTGGTGTGCCGGCAAACGCAGTTTGGCGCCCAGCACAGGCATGTTGCTCAGACTATGGCTGAGCGGCAGGCCGTCCGGCCTCGCGATCCGGGACGTCGGACTCTGGGGGGCGCGGATCGCCGACTGGTCCGCTGAGACCACAGACCAATCGGAGGCATGTGAGGTCGCGATCGGCGCGGGTGTCGCGGCGGTCGTGTTCGCTCTGCTCGGCTACCGCACCCTGACCAGGGCGACCAGGCCCGGCCGCGGCGTATCCTCGACCGCGGGAACCGGACCTGGAGTGGTGAGCTAAACGAGCCCGTTGACCGACGGGCGCAAGCTGAAGGGCGAACGCCGCAGGCAGGAACTGATCGAGGCGACGTTGCGGGTGGTCGCCCGGGACGGCGTGTCCGGGGTCAGCCACCGCACCGTCGCCCGCGAGGCCGGCCGGCCCGCGACCGCGGCTGCGTACTACTTCAGCGGAATCGACGGCCTGCTGCTCCAGGCGCTGTTGACCAACCGCCCCCCGAGCGCGGCGAGATTCGAGGCCATTCTGCGCCTGCTGTTGCCATAGGCCCGGACTTTCGGGCAGATGGTGATATCCGGGAGGTCGTCCAGCCGGCCCGCACGAACGATGTCGGGAGCACCGTCCGCGCCGGCGAGAAGTGCATTCAAGCCGACTAGCCTTCGCTGAGCTGGCCGTGACCGAATGTCGGTGCCGACATTGTGCTGGTAGAAGTGCGTCGGGGAATCTGACGCTAGGCAACAGTTTGGGGGCTTGCGGAGACCGGCGTGTGCCATCCGCCTGTTCTTGTCTTCGCGTTGGGGACCGCTTGTCTGATGGTCACTGCCCTCGAAGCGGCCAGCTTCCGGATCAGATTCTCCGGGCCAGCGAGCTCTCGCAACCTCTGTGTCCTGTCCAACCAGCGAGGATCACGTCGTTGCGGTGCCACCAGCCAACTCGGCGAACGCACTCAACCTTGTTCGGCGGTCCAGGGTAGCTGTGGGCCACCCGGCCAGCAATGCTGTGACAGTGGCCGACCAGCGCCACCCCACCTGGCGACGGCAGAGTCTTCGCCGCGACTTCCAGGTCTCGGTGTCACCAATCCACGGTTGCTTCGGCCGGTAGCGGACGGGATGACTTCGGTCTCGGTCGAAGTGTGTGCGCCGGGTCGGCCTTCCCGGCTTGGATGGCTTCACAGGTTCCGGACCCACGGCTCGGATCGACCCTGGGTGTGAGCCGTGGGGATCAAAGTTCGGTTGGCCAGAAGGAGATCTGCACGGATGAGGCGTAACGCAGTACTTGCCCTGGGTGTGGTTGCTTTCGCAAGTTCGTTGCTGGGTGTCCCCTTGGGCGCCGGTGCGGTCGGTGTTCAAGGCAGCCCCTGCCCCGACGGCGCCCGGATCGACAGCGGTAGCTCCGGTGAGCGCAGCTACCTGCTCTGCAGCACCAACCCCGACCGAGGCAGGATGGACAAGGAACTCTGGATGTCCACCGACCAGGGAGCGAACTACGAGCTACAGGGTCCGGCGCCGCAGAAGGGAATCACCAGCGGCTTCGCAGTGCCTTCGGAACAGACCGTCGCGGTCTCCGCTTCGGCGGCCGACCAGTGCGTCGTCTACCTGACCTTCGACGGCGGGGCCAACTGGGAGGAGACCCTCACGGTCACGGACGGCGCTCCCGCCAGCAACCTCACCTTCACCGACGCGAACCACGGCTCCGTGACGTGCGGGTGGGACGAGAACGCGATGACCTACTACACCGAGGACGCGGGGCGTACCTGGATGAAGATGTAGCGACCGGCGCGGAAGCGCAGCAGCGCGAACCGCTTGGACACGTGCGGCTGGAAGAACCCGCACTCGCGGGCGATCTCACGCTGGGAGAGGTCTTCGTCGACGAGCAGGGCGAACCCGGCCGCCTCCTCCAGCGGGTTCAGGCCGACCCGCTGCAGGTTCTCGGTGACGAACGTGACCGCTACATCGACGGTGAGCGCGGGTGGCTGAAGGTGAATTCTCCAGGGGTGGGTAATGCACGGCCACGTCGACGGCGGTGCCTTGTGCTGGTCGGGTGGCTGGTGTCGGCTGGATTGCTGTGCGCGACAGGCGGACGTGCGATGGTGGCGTGATGGTGGGGCTGGCCGGGCCGGTGGAGTTCGAGTTGGCTCAAGCGGTGGAGACGTTGCCTGGGGAGAAGGCGTTGCCCGGCGGGTCGAGGTATGAGCCGAACGAGGGACAGCTTCCTCACTGAACTTTGTCGAGGTTTACGGCCGATCGTTTGCAGGCAGTTTCGGCCTGTTCGGATACTCAAGTTGCTGGGCCGTCATTGATCGGGAGATCCAGGGCACGGCCGGTCTCCAGGGCAGCAGCGACGCTCTTGGTCAGCTGTTGCTTCAGCTCGACAGCTTCTTCACTCAACCTCTCGACCAGCCTCGACTGATCGATCGTCGCGGTGCAGGCCAGCACCGCGACGTAGCCGTCATCGCGCAACGCTTCCTGCAAGGCTGCCTCTGCTCGCACCACGTCGTTTCGGATGTCGTCCAGCAGTCCATCCTTGCTGACTTCGGCGTCCCTGACCGCACGAACGGCCGCCTGAGCGCGGAGCATCAGTCTCTGAGCGTCCGCGTCCCAGTCCTTCGCGTGCAAGTACTTGCCGTGGTACCCGTACGCGGCGGTGCTCTCCACGGAGCCTGTGCTCTCGACCATCATCACCAAGGCAAAGATCCACAGCCCGATCACGCCGAGGCCGCCCGACACCCAGCTGGCCGCTCCATCCGGCAAGAGACCGACGGCAAGCGCAGTCACCAGGCCCCAGGCGGCCACCTCAATGTGTCCACCCCATTCCCGTCGCTCGGCAGCGCACCGGTAAGCCACCCGGCGCCCAGGGCAACTGACGTTACCCGTACTTGTTCGGTTCCCGGGGCCAGGGCCGAAGTGGAGCCCTGGAAAGTTCAGTCAACTAGCCGCGCCGGCGCTGTTCGCCGCGACGCCGAGGTCGGTTGTGGCTCGACTTCGATGCTTGCAGGAACGGATGGTCCGGCGCCCGATCGGCTGATGTCGGTGTCCGAAGTCGTCTGCACAGATTCAGCGCTCCGGAGTGGCCGGTTTGCAGGCGAGTGCGAGTCATCGCGGTGTACCGAAGTCGTCTGTACCAGCGTCAGGAGCTCGGTGCTTTCTGCGAGCTTGGAGACGCGGCTGTGGGCCAGGACGAGGCTTCTGAACGTGGTTGTGCTGACGGCGTCGGATGAGCTGCGGAAGGCGGCTGTGCGGCAGTCCACGGTGGTCGGCCGCCTGGGGGCGCCGTCCGAGGCGAGCGTGACTTCGCCGTACTGGCGGATCGAAGTCCCGCGGCGAGCGCGGATAGTGCCGGCGTCCATGCGTGCTGTGGCTGCGCGCCGTACCCGAGTACCAGTGCGGGTGGCAGGTCGATACCGAAGCGGGCAGCCCGCGGGCAGGTTGACGACCGTTTGCGGACCGGCCGCGGTCCCGTTGGCCCGGTAGTTGCCCAGTGCCCGGATCAGGTCGTAGGCCCCCGATGCGATCAGCGTGGCTAGAGTCATCTGGCTGAGCGAGTCGCTGTGCCGGTCGCTCAGGGCCTCTTCGTCGACGGCGTCGATCAGCGGCAGCGGTACGACGAGCCAGCCGAGGCGCAGGCCCGGTGCGAGCGTCTTGCTCGCCGAGCCGGCGTACGCGACCACGTCGGGCGCCAGCCCCCTGCAGCGCGCCGATCGGCCGCCGGTCGTACCGGAACTCACCGTAGTAGTCATCCTCGAGAATGAGTCCACCGGTCCTGCGCGCCCAAGCCAGCACTTCGGTACGGCGTTTCGGCGCGAGCGGGACGCCCATCGGAAACTGATTGGCCGGGTAGAGCAGCACTCCGCCGGCGTCACCGAGCGTCTCGACCACGGCGCCGTGCTGGTCCACCGCGATCGGCCGGGGCTCCGGACCGGCCCGCTTCACCTGCTCTGGAACCGTTTGCCTGACCAGGCCGTTCGTACGCGAACGACCGCACACCGAGGCGCGCGAGCGTCTGTGTGAACCAGCCGATGGCCTGCCGGATGCCGGTGCAGAGCACGATCTGGTCCGGTGCCGCCTGGACCCCGCGGACGCGTCGGAGGTAGCCGGCGATGATCTCCCGCGCGTACGCCGGGCCACGCGGGTCGTCGTACTGCAGGGCCTCGTGCGGCCGAGTGTTGAGGACGTGCCGGGCGGCCGCATGCCAGGCGGCGACCGGAAAGTGGAGATGTCCGGGTAACCGGTGCGGAAGTCGTAGCGGATCTGTGGTCTGCCGGCCCGGCTCGCAGGCAGCACCGGGAGGTGAGTGATCTGGGTGGTCCGGGTGCCGGCACCGCTGTTGCCGGTCAGGTAGCCCTCTTGTACGAGCTGGCTGTAGGCCTCGGCGACGGTGTTGCGGGCGACGCCGAGCTCGGCCGCCAGGGTGCCGTTGGACCGGCCGAGCCAGCTTCCGGGCCCTCACCACCGGACGAGAGGACGCGGCATGACCACTTCCGAACAAGAGGGCCGCGCGGCGGCATCTGAGGGGCCTGGCGGGGTCGCGGCGATCTGGTCGGCCGCTGCGGTATTCAGCGCACGCGGACTCGCCCTCCGGAATAGAACGCGGCCATGGCGTCGAGTGACGGTAGGTCCACCGCAAGAGTCTCGAGCACGAATCGAGGACCGCGGATCCCCAGCAGGCGCCGGAGCTCGATGTTGTACTCGATCTCCTCGATCCCCAGATGGACAGGCTCGTCCGGGCGCACGGTGTGATGGAGGTCCAGGATCAGTTCTCGTGGCGCCAGGAACGGCCGGCAGAGCCGAAACCCGACAACATCGGACCACGAGTAGAAAGCTGCCCGGGTGATCCCTGGCGCGCCCACGCCGATACCGTCGAAAGTCAACCACAGAGCTACAGCGGGAGGCTGCGTCCGCGACCAGCGCCGAGTTCGCCAGACAGCCGCCCACACCATCGCTGCGACAGCGACGAGAGGCATCGCCAGACCTGCGAATGCCACTACATAGGCCACCGTCTCCAGCGATCGGAAACCAGCGGCGACGGCCGCGATCGGCAAGATCAGGACGGGTGCGGTGACGATCACCGCACTGGTCCAGCCATACCTTCTGACCAGCCTCCGTCGCCGCTGCAGCCCTGCTGGGTCGAAGCACACAGCTTGTCCAACCACATTCGCTTCGCCGACGACTGCACGCATAGCAGCCACAATGCCTCACGTAGGGGGCAAACCGTAGGCGGCGCCGCTGACTTCGCTTATCGCCGCGTAATCACCGGCGGCGACGCCGTGGACCAGGCGGAGAAAGACGTCGGCAGGGGTCATGAAATCTCTCTGAGTGAAGTGCTGACTCCGAACATGAGGAGTGGGGCTTCGGTTACAACCGAAGTGGTCGGGCGAGCGTCTCCTACGCTGTGCGGACGAGGGAGGGTGGCGCCGCGTAGCTGGTGGGTGCTGGAGCGGTGGACGGGCGCAGATACAGGGCTCGATGCGACCTCTATCTGTCCGACCGCGACTAGACACCCTGCGGCGAGACGGGCTGACCCTGCGTCGGCCTGACGGCGACCAGCAAGTTGCACTCCGGGTGGCCGCGGCCTCGATGTGGTCGACCTTCTGGACTGCGACGTGATCGTCATCGCGGTTAAGAGCCAGGACACCAGCAGCGTTCTGCGGCAGCTGGCGCGCGCCGCCCCGCCCAACGTCCACGTTGTCTGCGCGCAGAACGGCGTTGGGAACGAGCCGGAGGCATTGCGGTGGTTCGCGAACGTCTACGGGGCATTGGTGCAGTGCCCGACACTTCACCTGGACCGGGCGTGGTGGGCCGTTCCTGCTGATCCCTTTTGGATCGAAGAGCGTATTCCTTGACAGGTATATACCGCTGCAGGAATACTGCCTTGCGTGGATCTCTTCGCTGTTCTCGCGGACCGCACGCGTCGTCATCTGCTGCAGTGCCTCTCGTCGGGCGGATTGACCGTCGGCGAGTTGCAGGAGGCCCTCGGTGCTTCTCAGCCGACGGTGTCGAAGCATTTGCGGGTGCTCCGGGACCACCATCTGGTTCGCGTGAAGGCGCAGGGGCCACTTCGGCATGACCAACTCGATCCGCGGCCGCTGCAGGAACTCGACGGCTGGCTCGCATCGTTCCGCGGGTTCTGGGCAGGTCGGTTGGATGCGTTGGGGGCCCATCTCGATGACACCGACACCAAGGAGCATTCATGACGGACGGCACACTGATCGACGACGAGAACGGCAAGCGTCTCGTCTTCGAGCGTCACCTGCCGCATTCGCGAACACGTGTGTGGCAGGCGCTCGTGAATCCCGAGCAGCGCGCCAAGTGGTTCTTCGCTGGCACGCTGGATCCAGTGGCCGATGGCCGAGTTGACCTCAAGGACCACGGTCAAGGCATCACGGGCCGCGTTACGGCCGTCGAAAACGAGACTTTGTTGTCGTTCACCTGGAACAGCGTCGACGGGCCCAACAGCACTGTGAGTTTCCAGTTGAGCGACGCAGGCAACGGCAGCACGCACCTGGTATTCACCCACTGCGTGAATGATGATTGTCGGCCGATGAACCTCCTGCCGGGATGGCACGCGATCTTCGATGACCTTGGGCTGTACCTGGAGGCGGATACCGTGGCGGAGCAAACGGGACGTCACGCCCGACTGCGCGAGCACTACCTGACGACCCTTGGCCAGGCTTCATCGTGACCGCGCCAACACCGAGGCCGCTCATGCTCAGGAAGGAGTGAGATGGCGAGTGGAGTGATGGTCTGGTTCGAGATCTGGGTGAGCGACCTCGAGCGTGCGAAGGAGTTTTACCGGCAACTCTTCGGTTGGGAGTACGTGCCGTTCGAGGAGTATGAGCCGGAGAATTACTGGCTCATCAAGACCCCCGACGGCGACTGCGGAGCGATAGTCAGGCGCGACGATGACGCTCACGCTGAACGTGTTCGCTCAACCGTCATCTACGCGCAGGTCGAGAACTTGGACGACGCAGTAAGCATCGCTACCACTGGCGGTGCTCGGCTGGTCGAGCCGTGCAAGAAGATCGGCACGTCTGACGGATACTTCGCACTCGTCAGCGATCCAGACGGGAATGAGATCGGCATTTGGGCGGCGCGCCGCTGATGAGGGTCTAGCTGCTGGGCCGACAGGTCGATGCCCACGACCTGCTTCTCGGGCCCCAGCGAGGGTAAGAGTCAGTCGCAGCCGGGCGGCCGGGCAGGGCGAGGGTCGAGCCGTCGGCCGGGCGGAGCGCGAACGGCTGCTTCAGCGGCTTGCCGCCCTTGCCGACCTGCTCGGACTCCAGCCACTCGTAGAACGCGTCGACCGGGATGAGCGCGCGCCGCGACGTGAACGGCGTACGGAACGAAGGCTTCTCGTGCACCGTCTCGGCCCGGGCGTTCACCATCTTCGACCCGATCTTGAGGTCCTTCGCCCAGAATGGAACCAGCCTGTTGACCGGACTACGCGACCAAGGCCGGCGGTGATGCGTGGGGAAGGGCCCAACGGCCGACGTCGTGGGAACCAGGATCCGATCGCACGGTCAGACCGGGATTGAGTCGTAGCGGGCAGAGACCGCCTTGCGGACGGCCGGGTCGCGGATCGCGTTCTTCGGTAGTTCGCCGAGCTCGAAGAACATCTCCTCCAAACCACCCGGCACCATCAAGGTCAGGAACCGGCCGCCACCCTCGGCCGCGGTGATGGTGTGCGCCGTGCCCCGCGGTACCAGGATGTACGTTCCCGGGTTCGCCACGATCGCTTCCTCTCCGACGGTGAACGTGAACCGGCCGTCCAAGACGAAAAATGACTCCTCGAACCCGCGATGCAGATGCGGCACTGTCCAGGCGCCCCCGCTGGTACCCCAGAACTCCGTCAGTGCGAACGCGTCCGTGCTGTCGGCACCAGCCAGCAGCCGCATTCGCGCGACCCCGAGATCCACCGTGCGCCCATGCCCCGACGCCACCACATGCGCCTGTCTCGACACGACCATCTGACCCACCCCACTTCTGCAAGAGGCCGACAGGACGCCGACCTGCTGCTCTCAACGTCCCGCTGATCACACGGCGGGGCAACATCAAAATCTGAAGTTGCTATCCGGCGCCGTCGGGGTGACGCTGGAAGGGTGCGGAAGTACGGTCAGTTCTGCCCGATCGCCAGGAGCTCCGAGCTGCTGGCAGAACGCTGGACGCCGATCATCGTCCGCAACCTGCTCAACGGCTGCCGCACCTTCAACGAGATCCGGCAGGGAGCTCCGGGCATCTCGACCGCCCTGCTGGCTCAGCGGCTCGACACCTTGGAGCGGCACGGAGTCCTTGTCCGCACGATGAA from Kribbella flavida DSM 17836 harbors:
- a CDS encoding TetR/AcrR family transcriptional regulator; the protein is MTDGRKLKGERRRQELIEATLRVVARDGVSGVSHRTVAREAGRPATAAAYYFSGIDGLLLQALLTNRPPSAARFEAILRLLLP
- a CDS encoding WD40/YVTN/BNR-like repeat-containing protein, translating into MSTDQGANYELQGPAPQKGITSGFAVPSEQTVAVSASAADQCVVYLTFDGGANWEETLTVTDGAPASNLTFTDANHGSVTCGWDENAMTYYTEDAGRTWMKM
- a CDS encoding 2-dehydropantoate 2-reductase N-terminal domain-containing protein, whose protein sequence is MIVIAVKSQDTSSVLRQLARAAPPNVHVVCAQNGVGNEPEALRWFANVYGALVQCPTLHLDRAWWAVPADPFWIEERIP
- a CDS encoding ArsR/SmtB family transcription factor — its product is MDLFAVLADRTRRHLLQCLSSGGLTVGELQEALGASQPTVSKHLRVLRDHHLVRVKAQGPLRHDQLDPRPLQELDGWLASFRGFWAGRLDALGAHLDDTDTKEHS
- a CDS encoding SRPBCC domain-containing protein, which produces MTDGTLIDDENGKRLVFERHLPHSRTRVWQALVNPEQRAKWFFAGTLDPVADGRVDLKDHGQGITGRVTAVENETLLSFTWNSVDGPNSTVSFQLSDAGNGSTHLVFTHCVNDDCRPMNLLPGWHAIFDDLGLYLEADTVAEQTGRHARLREHYLTTLGQASS
- a CDS encoding VOC family protein; translated protein: MASGVMVWFEIWVSDLERAKEFYRQLFGWEYVPFEEYEPENYWLIKTPDGDCGAIVRRDDDAHAERVRSTVIYAQVENLDDAVSIATTGGARLVEPCKKIGTSDGYFALVSDPDGNEIGIWAARR
- a CDS encoding SOS response-associated peptidase family protein, coding for MLVPTTSAVGPFPTHHRRPWSRSPVNRLVPFWAKDLKIGSKMVNARAETVHEKPSFRTPFTSRRALIPVDAFYEWLESEQVGKGGKPLKQPFALRPADGSTLALPGRPAATDSYPRWGPRSRSWASTCRPSS
- a CDS encoding cupin domain-containing protein, coding for MVVSRQAHVVASGHGRTVDLGVARMRLLAGADSTDAFALTEFWGTSGGAWTVPHLHRGFEESFFVLDGRFTFTVGEEAIVANPGTYILVPRGTAHTITAAEGGGRFLTLMVPGGLEEMFFELGELPKNAIRDPAVRKAVSARYDSIPV
- a CDS encoding winged helix-turn-helix transcriptional regulator, coding for MRKYGQFCPIARSSELLAERWTPIIVRNLLNGCRTFNEIRQGAPGISTALLAQRLDTLERHGVLVRTMNPSGRA